In Rhodobacter sp. 24-YEA-8, the following are encoded in one genomic region:
- a CDS encoding sarcosine oxidase subunit gamma, with the protein MSDPVSALKGAVAHGFAHVEEIGPLGMITLRAKPGTEGLAAAVKAATGCDLPGARRITHAGTNSCGWMSNDEYLLVLPYGDVAKALAAIAAAMAGAHHLAVDVSDARAVFRVTGPQADQVLRKLTPADLDKVEADEIRRSRFAQVAAAFWPVAAEGADGGYTLVCFRSVAGYVMGLLTHAAQAGSEL; encoded by the coding sequence ATGTCTGATCCGGTTTCTGCCCTGAAAGGCGCGGTTGCCCATGGGTTCGCCCATGTGGAAGAGATCGGCCCGCTGGGCATGATCACATTGCGCGCCAAACCCGGCACCGAGGGGCTTGCGGCGGCGGTCAAAGCCGCAACGGGCTGCGACCTGCCCGGTGCGCGCAGGATCACCCATGCCGGCACGAACAGCTGCGGCTGGATGAGCAATGACGAATACCTTCTCGTGCTGCCATACGGCGATGTGGCGAAGGCCCTTGCCGCGATTGCTGCGGCGATGGCGGGCGCTCATCATCTGGCGGTTGATGTCTCGGATGCGCGGGCGGTGTTCCGCGTGACCGGGCCGCAGGCCGATCAGGTGCTGCGCAAGCTGACCCCGGCCGATCTGGATAAGGTGGAGGCGGATGAGATCCGTCGCTCGCGCTTTGCCCAGGTCGCAGCGGCTTTCTGGCCGGTCGCGGCAGAGGGGGCAGATGGTGGCTATACGCTGGTCTGTTTCCGCTCGGTTGCGGGCTATGTCATGGGCCTTCTGACACATGCGGCGCAGGCGGGCAGCGAACTCTGA